One Amaranthus tricolor cultivar Red isolate AtriRed21 chromosome 1, ASM2621246v1, whole genome shotgun sequence DNA window includes the following coding sequences:
- the LOC130805176 gene encoding EID1-like F-box protein 2, whose translation MPLSKQYRCIHSASCACIKGHLPEDVILLVFERLNWNPKLIASFSCACKWFDDFAKRVLWKEFCKTRAPKMMLDLQSSGSHSVDGSWRALGKLLVYCSGCTKGGLFNNVNIPGHFVYRTRFSRTSGKSFLLPQCRSDVLYVSDPCEHLDQGEDGDIGFFRGMFKSFSMSKVRKLLIKRGAQLHSTELCPYCKAKLWSMQAAKMIPQSASCRLGAYEDCIEYFVCLNGHMIGICTLLPLSESEEASEFE comes from the coding sequence ATGCCTTTGTCAAAACAGTATCGGTGCATACACTCAGCTAGTTGTGCGTGTATTAAAGGGCATCTACCTGAAGATGTgattcttcttgtttttgaacGGCTTAATTGGAACCCTAAGTTGATTGCATCCTTCTCTTGTGCTTGTAAATGGTTTGATGATTTTGCAAAGAGAGTATTGTGGAAAGAGTTTTGTAAGACTAGAGCTCCCAAGATGATGCTTGATCTGCAATCTTCTGGTAGCCATAGCGTTGATGGGAGTTGGAGGGCGCTTGGAAAATTGCTTGTATACTGTTCAGGGTGTACCAAAGGTGGCTTATTTAATAACGTTAATATTCCTGGTCATTTTGTATACAGAACTCGGTTCTCTAGAACTTCAGGAAAGAGTTTTCTTTTGCCACAGTGCAGATCAGATGTTTTATATGTCTCGGATCCTTGCGAACATCTAGACCAGGGGGAAGATGGGGACATTGGATTTTTTAGGGGCATGTTTAAGTCCTTTTCTATGTCAAAAGTTCGTAAGTTGCTGATCAAAAGAGGTGCCCAACTTCACTCAACAGAGTTGTGTCCTTATTGTAAAGCAAAACTATGGAGTATGCAGGCAGCAAAAATGATCCCCCAAAGTGCTAGTTGTAGATTAGGAGCTTATGAAGATTGCATCGAATATTTTGTTTGCCTCAATGGTCACATGATTGGAATCTGCACTTTATTGCCCTTGTCTGAATCCGAGGAAGCATCTGAATTCGAGTAA